The following coding sequences are from one Candidatus Liberimonas magnetica window:
- a CDS encoding tetratricopeptide repeat protein, translating into MGFQENIELGKSLLNQGKYEESEKYFLQAIKLNPKSEQGHFELGKEYYIQNKMQYAEKELKKAISICDENKYAYLLLAKVYKSQRHNIQALKILLELIKSGHAMLESEIEIDSICENAGHHTCVIDGHKQTIKEWVDKVRKRLLSARVSKIDREIKGYKKAINKTTNNADLHLALAQAYDLKKEYSKAIEEYKKAMLMGMANTDVHLMIGEAYYRSGQYSSAAEEFRCVQETAPSQDMLFKLNRIYKKLKKFDLCLETGYKFIENENIEDKEYNNKLVDFFKRTGKKKIADEEFKVKIIRTPYFENELKDDTDCCFLIPIGMGRIVSYLRSNSITIDQDDLYVKINRDNMSGCEKDKIDKNVFFDEKRIIAYSNGNKDRYIDSLMEKMEDKTQLNGYKVILLSIPVLFTNISSYMFALAFTKYLKNKHNPIIIVGGHNSTTAKILTYDLDNIDFVIEGKGEKTLLKLLMALKYGVCIDNVPDIEIKKNGKLISSHQRVKLEIIPDYNGLQLSYYVYQNQRKQKLSDTQNGVKSILEDFNNSEIIVAPFILLEGCSNECAFCVDSAPNMLLSLNPKKVIEYLKNFKEKYAVKYFFFLDNTINVSKKYINELCDGIINSELDILWCDCARADNLDRETLLKMRKAGCIRLVYGLETASPRLLRYINKEINLKRLEKILSWTNEAGIWSGIEIICGFPHETRDDLKMTIDFLNRNKSLINTTYYNIFHLQFESRMYSDHKCYGIKNISKIDTYKYVRNELKGLSQFSFDETEGLKWKYKLTDMIEGYDYVLKEMGMNEIERSNYELEHFLFYLYSKYSNKIDVAKVYDKINKAYASIIYK; encoded by the coding sequence ATGGGTTTTCAAGAAAACATAGAGCTTGGCAAAAGCTTGCTCAATCAAGGCAAATACGAAGAATCTGAAAAATATTTCTTACAAGCAATAAAATTGAACCCCAAAAGCGAACAAGGACATTTTGAGCTTGGGAAAGAATATTATATTCAAAATAAAATGCAGTATGCAGAAAAAGAGTTGAAAAAAGCAATAAGTATTTGTGATGAGAACAAATATGCATACCTGTTGCTGGCAAAAGTATACAAGTCACAGAGGCATAATATTCAGGCATTAAAAATACTCTTAGAGTTAATCAAATCAGGGCATGCAATGCTAGAATCTGAAATAGAGATAGACTCTATTTGTGAAAATGCAGGCCATCATACCTGTGTGATAGACGGGCATAAACAAACGATAAAAGAATGGGTAGACAAAGTAAGAAAACGGCTTTTATCAGCGCGGGTAAGTAAGATAGACAGGGAGATAAAAGGTTACAAAAAAGCGATAAATAAAACTACGAATAATGCAGATTTACACCTGGCATTAGCACAGGCATATGATCTAAAGAAAGAATACAGTAAAGCTATTGAGGAGTATAAAAAAGCTATGCTTATGGGCATGGCTAATACAGATGTACACCTAATGATAGGCGAGGCCTATTATAGAAGCGGACAATACTCTTCTGCTGCAGAAGAGTTCAGGTGTGTTCAGGAAACAGCCCCGTCGCAAGACATGCTTTTTAAACTGAACAGGATATATAAGAAGTTGAAAAAATTTGATCTATGTTTAGAAACAGGTTATAAATTCATCGAGAATGAAAATATTGAGGATAAAGAATATAATAATAAACTTGTTGATTTTTTTAAAAGAACCGGCAAGAAAAAAATAGCAGATGAAGAGTTCAAAGTTAAAATAATAAGGACTCCATATTTTGAAAATGAACTGAAAGATGACACGGATTGTTGTTTTCTTATTCCTATAGGCATGGGCCGGATAGTTTCGTACCTGAGGTCTAACAGTATAACTATCGATCAGGATGACCTATACGTAAAGATTAACCGCGATAACATGTCGGGTTGTGAAAAAGACAAGATAGATAAAAATGTGTTCTTTGATGAGAAAAGAATAATTGCATATTCAAACGGCAATAAGGACCGATATATCGATTCTCTGATGGAAAAGATGGAAGATAAAACTCAATTAAATGGCTATAAAGTCATCCTTCTTTCAATACCTGTTCTCTTCACAAACATAAGCAGTTATATGTTCGCTTTAGCTTTTACTAAATATTTAAAAAATAAACATAATCCAATAATAATAGTCGGTGGCCACAACAGTACAACTGCAAAAATACTGACTTATGACCTCGATAATATAGATTTTGTTATAGAGGGTAAAGGTGAGAAAACGCTTTTAAAGTTGTTAATGGCATTAAAGTATGGGGTATGCATCGATAATGTCCCTGATATTGAAATAAAGAAGAACGGTAAGCTGATATCTTCACATCAGCGCGTTAAACTGGAAATTATCCCTGACTATAATGGCCTTCAATTAAGTTATTACGTATATCAAAATCAGCGAAAACAAAAACTCAGTGATACTCAAAACGGTGTTAAAAGCATATTGGAAGATTTTAATAACAGTGAAATAATAGTGGCACCTTTTATTTTACTGGAAGGTTGTTCAAATGAATGTGCTTTTTGCGTTGATTCAGCCCCGAACATGTTGCTTTCTTTAAACCCTAAAAAGGTTATTGAATACTTAAAAAATTTCAAGGAAAAATATGCCGTAAAATACTTTTTCTTTTTGGACAATACGATAAATGTTTCGAAAAAATATATAAATGAACTTTGTGATGGGATAATAAATTCAGAGCTGGACATTTTGTGGTGCGATTGTGCAAGGGCAGATAATCTTGACAGAGAGACGCTTCTCAAGATGAGGAAAGCCGGGTGCATAAGGCTCGTTTATGGCCTGGAAACGGCAAGCCCCAGGTTGTTAAGATATATCAATAAGGAGATAAATCTTAAGCGGCTGGAAAAAATACTTTCCTGGACAAATGAAGCAGGGATTTGGTCCGGTATAGAGATCATATGCGGTTTCCCGCACGAAACAAGAGATGATTTAAAAATGACAATAGATTTTCTTAACAGGAATAAAAGCCTCATTAATACAACCTACTACAATATATTCCATTTACAGTTCGAGAGCCGGATGTATTCTGACCACAAATGTTACGGTATTAAGAATATTTCAAAGATAGATACTTATAAATATGTACGGAATGAATTGAAAGGGCTGAGTCAGTTTTCTTTTGATGAGACAGAAGGGCTTAAATGGAAATATAAACTGACCGATATGATAGAAGGGTATGATTATGTGCTAAAAGAGATGGGTATGAATGAAATAGAGCGTTCAAATTATGAGCTAGAACATTTTTTATTTTATTTATATTCAAAATATAGTAATAAAATTGACGTTGCTAAAGTGTATGACAAAATTAACAAGGCTTATGCGTCAATTATATATAAATAA
- a CDS encoding YebC/PmpR family DNA-binding transcriptional regulator, protein MSGHSRWAGIKHKKGAIDAKRGKIFTKIVREIAVAARAGGGSIENNARLRKAIELAKEANMPQDNIKKAIQRGTGEIPGVVYEELSYEGYGPGGVAVMVEITTDNKNRTSSEIRNIFSKRNGNLGETGCVSWMFKTKGYIAVEKKNYDEEKLLNLILELGAEDMKTDDEEVYEIFTKPENFEEIKKGLEAKGVPVSVAEVAPQPQTYIQLNGKDAENMLKIIDELEAHDDVKNVYANFDISKEEMERIGNLE, encoded by the coding sequence ATGTCAGGTCATTCAAGGTGGGCAGGTATTAAACATAAGAAGGGCGCAATAGATGCCAAAAGAGGCAAGATATTTACGAAAATAGTGCGTGAAATAGCTGTCGCTGCAAGAGCGGGCGGTGGAAGCATTGAAAACAATGCACGGCTAAGAAAAGCCATAGAATTAGCAAAAGAGGCTAACATGCCGCAGGACAATATTAAAAAAGCAATTCAGCGCGGCACCGGTGAAATACCCGGGGTAGTTTACGAAGAATTGTCCTATGAGGGTTACGGCCCGGGCGGGGTCGCGGTCATGGTAGAAATAACCACCGACAACAAGAACCGCACATCATCGGAAATAAGAAATATTTTTTCAAAGCGCAACGGTAACCTGGGCGAAACAGGGTGCGTCTCTTGGATGTTTAAAACTAAGGGTTATATCGCGGTTGAAAAGAAAAATTACGACGAAGAAAAACTGCTCAACCTTATCCTGGAACTCGGAGCCGAGGATATGAAAACCGACGATGAAGAGGTCTATGAGATCTTTACAAAACCTGAGAATTTCGAAGAAATAAAAAAAGGGCTTGAAGCAAAGGGAGTCCCTGTCTCAGTGGCAGAGGTGGCGCCCCAGCCGCAAACCTATATACAGCTTAACGGAAAAGATGCCGAGAATATGCTTAAAATAATTGACGAGCTGGAAGCTCATGATGATGTTAAGAATGTTTATGCGAATTTTGATATTTCCAAAGAAGAAATGGAAAGGATAGGAAACCTGGAATAG
- the ruvC gene encoding crossover junction endodeoxyribonuclease RuvC yields the protein MIDESKNKSTIVLGVDPGLSMTGWGVIIRGTNDRLVLKNYGCIKTKPSSPLIERLKNIYFTLNKVIEEYSPEVMAIEELFFSKEARTIASVGQARGAILITAGLKNLPVYEYNPRHVKMALTGYGSADKKQIQQMVKIILAMKEIPQPDDAADALALAICHINTSNFKLKANI from the coding sequence ATGATAGATGAATCTAAAAATAAAAGCACGATTGTTTTGGGGGTAGACCCTGGTTTGTCAATGACTGGATGGGGAGTAATAATCAGGGGGACGAATGACCGGCTGGTCTTAAAAAATTATGGCTGCATAAAAACAAAACCCTCCTCACCTTTGATCGAAAGGCTTAAAAACATATATTTTACTTTGAATAAAGTTATTGAAGAGTATTCCCCAGAAGTGATGGCGATCGAGGAATTATTTTTTTCAAAAGAAGCACGGACTATAGCTTCTGTAGGTCAGGCACGAGGGGCGATACTTATTACAGCGGGCTTGAAGAACCTGCCGGTTTATGAGTATAACCCAAGGCATGTGAAAATGGCACTTACCGGTTACGGGTCTGCGGATAAAAAACAAATACAGCAGATGGTAAAAATAATCCTGGCCATGAAAGAAATACCTCAGCCGGATGACGCCGCCGACGCCCTGGCGCTTGCGATATGCCATATTAATACAAGCAATTTCAAATTGAAAGCCAATATATGA
- a CDS encoding Holliday junction branch migration protein RuvA, with protein sequence MITHLKGKLDKKSLNKVVIDAGGVGYEVMTPQSAVERLPDIGHEVKLYIVESFSMYAGGTTLYGFLSEEEREIYLLLKEEIPGAGAKKALDYLDKVSKSLPDFRQAIVRKDISILTGVFGFTKKTAEKVISSLKDKIAEIQISGKQKWPSSIDSSIETEAIFGLIALGYKEGQARDAVERSLDKNKKAVPVEEIIKRALKYL encoded by the coding sequence ATGATTACGCATCTAAAAGGCAAGCTGGACAAAAAAAGTTTAAATAAAGTTGTTATCGATGCAGGCGGTGTAGGGTATGAAGTTATGACACCTCAATCTGCAGTCGAAAGACTTCCTGATATAGGCCACGAAGTAAAGCTGTATATAGTCGAGTCTTTTTCAATGTATGCAGGGGGAACGACTTTGTACGGTTTCTTATCAGAAGAAGAGCGCGAGATATACCTGCTTTTAAAAGAAGAGATACCCGGAGCAGGTGCAAAGAAAGCCCTTGATTACCTGGACAAAGTATCAAAATCTCTTCCTGATTTCCGGCAGGCAATTGTAAGAAAAGATATATCTATCTTAACAGGTGTTTTTGGTTTTACGAAAAAGACGGCAGAAAAAGTAATATCCAGCCTTAAAGATAAGATAGCAGAGATTCAAATCAGCGGCAAACAAAAATGGCCTTCTTCGATCGATTCAAGCATTGAAACAGAAGCTATTTTTGGGTTGATAGCACTGGGCTACAAAGAAGGCCAGGCAAGAGATGCTGTTGAAAGGTCCTTAGACAAAAATAAAAAAGCTGTTCCCGTAGAGGAAATAATTAAAAGAGCGTTAAAATATTTATGA
- the ruvB gene encoding Holliday junction branch migration DNA helicase RuvB: protein MKQEDKRIIDGEVTIEEVKVENTLRPQSLDEFIGQEKLKSNLKVFIEAAKKRKEPLDHCLFYSPPGLGKTTLSHIISREMGANLRSTSGPVLERVGDLAAILTNLSEGDVLFIDEIHRMNHLVEESLYPVMEDFELDIIIGQGPSAKTLKLPIPKFTLVGATTRSGLLSSPLRERFGIVSHLTFYDLEELTKIVDRSSRILNIEIEQDAKTEIAQRSRGTPRIVNRLLRRIRDFADVKSNGRIDKDIASSSLKALDIDEAGLDYMDRRILETIIKKFSGGPVGLETIAVAVSEAVDTISDVYEPYLIQSGFLARTPRGRIVTENTYNHLGLKNPNVPKGELFT from the coding sequence GTGAAACAAGAAGATAAAAGGATCATTGACGGCGAAGTAACAATAGAAGAAGTTAAAGTTGAAAATACTTTAAGGCCGCAAAGCCTTGATGAGTTTATCGGGCAGGAAAAGCTTAAAAGTAATTTAAAAGTCTTTATAGAGGCGGCAAAGAAACGAAAAGAGCCTCTTGACCATTGTCTTTTTTATTCTCCACCCGGGCTTGGTAAAACCACGCTGTCTCATATAATATCCCGTGAAATGGGGGCAAATTTACGTTCCACATCAGGCCCTGTCTTGGAGCGTGTGGGAGACCTTGCCGCAATCCTTACAAACCTTTCCGAAGGAGATGTCCTGTTCATCGATGAGATACACAGGATGAATCATCTGGTAGAAGAATCATTGTATCCTGTTATGGAAGATTTTGAACTAGATATAATTATCGGACAAGGCCCGTCGGCAAAAACCCTCAAACTTCCTATCCCAAAATTTACATTGGTCGGCGCAACAACCCGTTCAGGCCTTCTTTCAAGCCCATTAAGAGAACGCTTCGGGATAGTCAGCCATCTTACTTTTTATGACCTTGAAGAGTTAACTAAGATAGTGGACCGCTCAAGCAGGATCCTAAATATTGAAATCGAACAAGATGCCAAGACGGAAATAGCTCAAAGGTCAAGGGGTACACCAAGGATAGTCAACAGGCTTTTACGCAGGATCAGGGATTTTGCCGATGTAAAGTCAAATGGCAGGATAGACAAAGATATCGCTTCCAGTTCTCTGAAAGCCCTTGATATTGACGAAGCAGGCCTTGATTATATGGACAGGCGGATACTTGAAACAATAATCAAGAAGTTTTCCGGCGGCCCAGTCGGGCTTGAAACTATAGCGGTGGCGGTCAGTGAAGCGGTTGATACTATAAGCGATGTTTATGAGCCATACTTGATTCAGTCAGGTTTTTTAGCGCGTACCCCCAGAGGCCGTATCGTTACTGAAAATACCTACAACCATTTAGGATTAAAAAATCCTAATGTGCCTAAAGGCGAGTTGTTTACATAG
- a CDS encoding epoxyqueuosine reductase QueH, with translation MKILLHHCCVPCSPAIVEDLKKDFEITSFWFNPNIQPKEEYDKRKISFELYIKSLDIPVYFGSLVSCDIWDQGRWKDKASRCRACYLVRLNETALTAKKMNIDYFSTTLLSSPYQMHDLILEAGTEASKKHGSNFVYRDLRKSYYKGKDLSRNQGYYIQKYCGCLLSKKEREEQRHRDKGGNPSARAVPSRRDFK, from the coding sequence ATGAAGATACTCCTGCACCACTGCTGTGTACCTTGCTCTCCTGCAATTGTCGAAGATTTAAAAAAAGATTTTGAAATAACCAGCTTTTGGTTCAACCCGAATATCCAGCCTAAAGAAGAATACGATAAAAGAAAAATATCTTTCGAGTTGTATATTAAATCCTTGGATATCCCTGTGTATTTCGGATCCTTGGTGTCATGCGATATCTGGGATCAGGGAAGATGGAAAGACAAAGCCTCCAGATGCAGGGCTTGTTACTTAGTGAGGTTAAACGAAACTGCACTTACGGCAAAAAAAATGAATATTGATTATTTTTCAACAACGCTTCTTTCAAGCCCTTATCAAATGCACGATCTTATCCTTGAGGCAGGTACCGAAGCATCAAAAAAACACGGCTCTAACTTTGTTTACAGAGATTTAAGGAAAAGTTATTATAAAGGCAAAGACCTATCAAGGAATCAAGGTTATTATATACAAAAATATTGCGGTTGCCTCCTGTCAAAGAAGGAAAGAGAAGAACAAAGGCACAGAGATAAAGGTGGAAATCCTTCGGCAAGAGCCGTCCCGTCTCGGCGGGACTTTAAATAA
- a CDS encoding DUF2905 domain-containing protein — protein sequence MPQVIGKVFIIIGLVTAGIGFVIMFFDKIPLVGKLPGDILIRKGNFTFYFPLVTCVVLSIILTVILLVFKHK from the coding sequence ATGCCACAGGTTATAGGTAAGGTTTTTATAATTATAGGATTAGTTACTGCCGGGATAGGGTTTGTTATAATGTTTTTTGACAAGATCCCGCTTGTTGGCAAGCTGCCCGGTGATATTCTTATAAGAAAAGGTAATTTCACGTTTTATTTTCCGCTGGTTACCTGTGTAGTATTAAGTATAATTTTGACGGTTATTTTACTGGTTTTCAAACATAAATAG
- a CDS encoding SpoIID/LytB domain-containing protein — protein MIYKLVVLFYFFNFLAVNAYSKQFPATTVKIGILQDQKSFNVSCEGDYYASELKSGKREDVKSSDIYLVRGQGAKIRFNGFSFESPVRLMAKNPKDRVTIDGKHYRDSLLILCKDGRLSLVNELGLEDYIYGILPREVSPEWPLESLKAQAVISRTYALQNIGKHEKDDFDLCNTVHCQVYGGVESEDSRSNKAVEETRGEVIIFKDKLAHVFFHAACGGHTEDPNEVWNYGEEVPKYLMGHTCRFCKNSPHNNWKNELSAEYIRKKLNTAGYDVGEIKRISGAGRTGSGRVRNLKVTGEKKSVAINAAKFRLFVDTYLIKSTYIDSIKKKGTKFVFAGSGWGHGVGMCQWGTKKMAEKGYDYKQILKYYFPKTSIEKWK, from the coding sequence ATGATATATAAATTGGTTGTATTATTTTATTTCTTCAACTTTTTAGCTGTTAATGCATACTCCAAACAATTTCCTGCAACAACAGTTAAAATAGGGATACTGCAAGATCAGAAATCATTTAATGTGAGTTGTGAAGGCGATTATTATGCTTCTGAACTTAAAAGCGGTAAAAGGGAAGATGTAAAGTCATCCGATATTTACCTGGTGCGCGGCCAAGGCGCAAAAATTAGATTTAACGGTTTTAGTTTTGAATCACCAGTAAGGCTGATGGCAAAAAATCCCAAGGACAGGGTAACCATAGACGGCAAGCATTACCGCGACAGCCTTTTGATCTTATGTAAAGACGGCAGGCTTTCTTTAGTCAATGAGCTGGGGCTTGAAGATTATATTTACGGTATACTGCCGAGGGAAGTAAGCCCGGAGTGGCCGCTTGAATCCTTAAAGGCTCAGGCTGTTATAAGCAGGACCTATGCCCTGCAGAACATAGGCAAGCACGAGAAAGATGATTTTGACCTTTGTAACACGGTCCATTGCCAGGTTTACGGCGGAGTTGAATCGGAAGATTCAAGGTCCAACAAGGCCGTTGAAGAAACAAGGGGAGAGGTCATTATTTTTAAAGATAAGCTTGCTCATGTTTTTTTTCACGCTGCCTGCGGAGGGCATACTGAAGACCCGAATGAAGTATGGAATTACGGAGAAGAAGTGCCGAAGTACCTTATGGGACATACATGCAGGTTTTGCAAGAACAGCCCTCACAATAACTGGAAAAATGAGCTTAGCGCGGAATATATAAGGAAAAAATTAAATACAGCAGGTTACGATGTAGGTGAAATAAAAAGAATAAGCGGCGCAGGCAGGACAGGTTCCGGCAGGGTTAGAAATTTAAAGGTAACAGGCGAGAAAAAAAGTGTGGCTATAAATGCTGCAAAGTTCAGGCTTTTCGTAGATACGTACCTTATAAAAAGCACTTATATAGATTCAATAAAGAAAAAGGGCACGAAATTTGTCTTTGCAGGTTCAGGCTGGGGCCATGGGGTAGGTATGTGCCAGTGGGGGACAAAAAAGATGGCTGAAAAAGGATACGATTATAAACAGATATTAAAATATTATTTCCCAAAAACTAGTATCGAGAAGTGGAAATAG
- the queA gene encoding tRNA preQ1(34) S-adenosylmethionine ribosyltransferase-isomerase QueA has product METETDLLLASYDYTLPKELIAQKPLEKRDEAKLLVLGRHTGEITHRSFKDIADYLNPGDLLVINKTKVVPARIFGKRETGGRVEALFLNVNEADMNDRKALALLKPPIPLNKKIIFPDNLEAVVSGKNELGEYVIKLSGPFLKQVLSEYGQMPLPPYIKRDKVNNSPLKNFDAENYQTVYSKEDGSIASPTAGLHFTKELLKDINERGIEIIEVILHVGWGTFRPVKAQDITRHFMLPEHYSINQKDIDKIKEARKKGKKVFATGTTAVRALESAFSRGSEKSFGETDLFIHPGYKFGVVDALITNFHLPRSTPLLLVSSFASRKTILDAYKKAIQLSYRFYSYGDAMLIL; this is encoded by the coding sequence ATGGAAACTGAAACGGATTTATTGCTTGCATCATACGATTACACTCTTCCCAAGGAACTTATAGCTCAAAAACCTTTGGAAAAAAGAGACGAAGCAAAACTGCTGGTGTTAGGCCGTCATACCGGAGAAATAACACACAGGTCATTTAAGGATATAGCAGACTACTTAAATCCCGGAGATCTGTTAGTCATAAATAAAACAAAGGTCGTGCCTGCCCGGATTTTTGGAAAGAGGGAGACGGGCGGCAGGGTAGAGGCCTTATTCCTCAATGTAAATGAAGCCGATATGAATGATAGAAAAGCTTTAGCTCTACTAAAACCCCCGATTCCTCTTAATAAAAAAATAATATTCCCGGATAATTTAGAGGCTGTTGTATCGGGAAAAAATGAGTTAGGTGAATATGTAATAAAACTATCTGGCCCGTTTTTAAAACAGGTCCTTAGTGAATACGGACAAATGCCGTTGCCTCCTTATATAAAGCGCGATAAAGTTAATAACAGCCCTTTAAAAAACTTTGATGCTGAAAATTATCAGACCGTATATTCAAAAGAAGACGGGTCTATCGCTTCGCCTACTGCAGGGCTTCATTTTACCAAAGAACTTTTAAAGGATATCAATGAAAGGGGAATTGAGATAATTGAGGTAATTCTTCATGTAGGCTGGGGAACATTCCGGCCCGTCAAAGCGCAGGATATTACCCGGCATTTTATGCTGCCGGAACATTATTCTATCAATCAAAAAGACATAGACAAAATAAAAGAAGCAAGAAAAAAAGGTAAAAAAGTTTTTGCAACCGGAACTACCGCGGTTAGAGCGCTTGAATCCGCATTTTCAAGGGGCAGCGAAAAAAGTTTCGGTGAAACCGATCTTTTTATCCATCCAGGGTATAAATTTGGTGTTGTGGATGCCCTTATAACAAATTTCCATCTGCCGAGGTCAACACCTTTATTACTTGTTTCTTCGTTTGCGTCAAGAAAAACGATACTTGATGCGTACAAAAAGGCGATACAATTAAGTTACAGATTTTATTCTTATGGCGATGCGATGCTTATTCTTTGA